In Kordia antarctica, the following proteins share a genomic window:
- a CDS encoding DUF6265 family protein produces MKRILQFLVVTFPLVLLCQPNTEVYLFDLKIDGNQVEITNGKNISNNEGYDNQPSFKDENTILFASTRNKQTDILQYTMDSNTKKWLSDTKQGSEYSPMRIPNTKDISAIRLDTTGKQLLYRYRKGKSKPIHKDLVIGYHVWNSQNMLVSCVLGESLELVISNLKKKTNTIVDTTIGRSLHNIPNTNLVSYISKKNAVWEIRSLNPITGETEKIANTVPNVEDMCWLKDGSIFMGKGKALYQFDPKKDTEWKIIKLFDKENFDNITRITANKSNTKLVVVGELETTLEPKLENIRWIAGNWKGEAFGGITEENWSEPSGDSMMATFKLIVDGKVQFYEIETISEVNNSLILRLKHFGNDLKGWETKDETVDFPLIRVTKNKAIFEGMTFESIDENNMIVYVAIGQKDGSTAIVPFNYTKQ; encoded by the coding sequence ATGAAAAGAATACTGCAATTTCTAGTAGTTACGTTTCCGCTTGTCTTATTATGTCAACCAAATACAGAAGTGTATTTATTCGATTTAAAAATAGACGGAAATCAAGTTGAAATTACCAACGGAAAAAATATTTCTAATAATGAAGGTTACGACAACCAACCTTCTTTTAAAGATGAAAACACAATTCTATTTGCGTCCACGCGAAATAAACAAACGGATATTCTTCAATATACTATGGATTCCAACACAAAAAAATGGCTGAGCGATACGAAACAAGGAAGTGAATATTCGCCAATGCGCATTCCGAATACAAAAGATATTTCTGCAATCCGACTCGACACGACAGGAAAACAATTATTATATCGCTACCGAAAAGGAAAAAGCAAACCTATTCATAAGGATTTAGTGATTGGTTATCACGTGTGGAATTCTCAAAACATGTTAGTGTCTTGTGTTTTAGGCGAATCGCTTGAATTAGTGATTTCTAATCTTAAAAAGAAAACAAATACAATTGTTGACACTACTATTGGACGTTCTTTGCACAATATTCCAAATACGAATTTGGTGAGTTATATCAGTAAGAAAAATGCAGTTTGGGAAATTCGTTCCTTAAATCCTATAACTGGTGAAACCGAAAAAATCGCAAACACAGTTCCAAATGTGGAAGATATGTGTTGGCTGAAAGATGGTTCTATTTTTATGGGAAAAGGCAAAGCTTTGTATCAATTCGATCCTAAAAAAGATACCGAATGGAAAATCATTAAACTGTTCGACAAAGAAAATTTTGACAATATCACACGAATTACTGCGAATAAATCAAACACGAAATTGGTTGTTGTTGGTGAACTTGAAACAACACTCGAACCGAAACTTGAAAACATTCGTTGGATTGCAGGAAACTGGAAAGGCGAAGCTTTTGGCGGCATCACAGAAGAAAACTGGAGCGAGCCTTCTGGCGATTCTATGATGGCAACTTTCAAATTGATTGTTGATGGAAAAGTTCAGTTTTACGAAATAGAAACCATTTCGGAAGTAAATAATAGTTTGATTTTACGTCTAAAACATTTCGGAAACGATTTGAAAGGTTGGGAAACGAAAGACGAAACCGTTGATTTCCCACTAATCAGAGTCACAAAAAATAAAGCTATTTTTGAAGGAATGACGTTTGAATCCATAGACGAAAACAATATGATTGTTTATGTTGCAATTGGACAAAAAGATGGTTCAACTGCAATTGTTCCATTCAATTATACCAAACAATAA
- a CDS encoding pseudouridine synthase translates to MTKHRHFIIHKPFGYLSQFVNNQNKRKNKKLLGELHDFPEGVMSIGRLDETSEGLLFLTTDGMVSEQVRSKKVEKEYYVQVDGEITQAAIEQLKTGVEIGIHGTKYQTLPCEASMLNPAPIFKDRTKKLRDERHGPTSWISVTISEGKFRQVRKMTAKVGFPTLRLMRIRIGNILLNDLPSGEIIEVDGFSLGV, encoded by the coding sequence ATGACCAAACATCGCCATTTTATCATACACAAACCATTTGGCTACTTATCACAATTTGTCAACAATCAAAACAAGCGAAAAAACAAAAAGCTTTTGGGAGAATTACACGATTTTCCTGAAGGTGTTATGTCAATTGGTCGCTTAGACGAAACTTCCGAAGGTTTATTATTTTTGACGACTGACGGAATGGTTAGCGAGCAAGTTCGGAGTAAAAAAGTGGAAAAAGAATACTATGTACAAGTTGATGGAGAAATTACACAAGCAGCAATTGAACAATTAAAAACTGGTGTCGAAATCGGCATTCACGGCACAAAATACCAAACATTGCCGTGTGAAGCTTCTATGTTAAATCCTGCGCCAATATTTAAAGATCGCACCAAAAAATTACGCGATGAACGTCACGGACCAACCAGTTGGATTTCTGTCACAATTTCGGAAGGAAAATTTCGCCAAGTACGAAAAATGACTGCAAAAGTTGGATTTCCTACCTTGCGGTTGATGCGAATTCGAATTGGAAACATTCTATTAAATGATTTACCTTCTGGCGAAATTATAGAAGTTGATGGTTTTAGTTTAGGAGTTTAG
- a CDS encoding 2-dehydro-3-deoxyphosphooctonate aldolase gives MKKLGLLLLIAAFTFACGTKKATSTSKVSKEVTIKKANKKNYKQTLRDRYTFVINEISTDETYGYSPENAVEVGGVKNSEGPLNEQRYLNALEGPNGEEVTYYRAGSCCPVPSENGFMGKSAMLDNYRVTWEGSKDTVSIYINMYDSTKLKAPKGFTLKK, from the coding sequence ATGAAGAAACTAGGACTCCTTTTACTTATTGCGGCATTTACTTTTGCCTGCGGAACTAAAAAAGCGACTTCAACAAGTAAAGTATCGAAAGAAGTTACCATAAAAAAAGCGAATAAGAAAAACTACAAACAAACTTTACGTGATCGATATACATTTGTCATCAACGAAATTTCCACAGACGAAACCTATGGATATTCACCCGAAAATGCTGTCGAGGTTGGTGGCGTTAAAAATAGTGAAGGTCCACTAAATGAGCAACGTTATTTAAACGCTTTAGAAGGTCCAAATGGCGAAGAAGTAACCTATTACAGAGCTGGAAGTTGTTGTCCTGTTCCAAGTGAAAATGGTTTTATGGGGAAAAGCGCAATGCTTGACAATTACAGAGTTACTTGGGAAGGTTCCAAAGACACGGTTTCTATTTACATAAATATGTATGATTCTACTAAACTAAAAGCACCAAAAGGGTTTACATTGAAAAAATAA
- a CDS encoding DoxX family protein has protein sequence MSTLQLISLCAMSFLYCFAGISHFWKPKVFLSITPKWVPSPERVNIIVGIIEIVLGISLLFEATRSAAAIGIIALLIAVFPANIRHFQKSRKKGKLVIPTMIRLPLQLVLIYWAYSFV, from the coding sequence ATGTCAACATTACAACTTATTTCGCTTTGTGCGATGTCATTTTTATACTGTTTTGCGGGAATCAGCCATTTTTGGAAGCCGAAAGTATTTCTCAGCATCACGCCAAAATGGGTTCCTTCTCCCGAAAGGGTAAATATTATTGTCGGAATTATAGAAATTGTTTTAGGAATTTCGTTATTGTTTGAAGCAACTCGTTCCGCAGCTGCTATCGGAATTATTGCGTTGTTGATTGCTGTATTTCCTGCTAATATTAGACATTTTCAAAAGTCGAGAAAAAAAGGAAAATTGGTCATTCCTACCATGATTCGATTGCCTTTGCAATTGGTATTGATATATTGGGCGTATAGTTTTGTTTGA
- a CDS encoding sodium/proline symporter, whose translation MITKITVLAIYVAILFLIGILASRRVKSMSDYYLGGKKMGFWAVAFSARATGESGWLLIGLTGMGAIAGYSGYWVVAGELLGVFISWQFMAKRFKKRSDEYKAITIPDYLQSHFKSSTNTLRILSASVLVVFVVIYVASQMDVTGIAFESMLGIDYRIGVLVGFSIVLIYIFIGGFVAAVWSDMFQGILMFFGLVLLPIVVWFSMDHGAGITEGLNAIDPTLTQIMGRSNDGWMNLFTILGFSMIGLGFLGSPQVYVRFMSIKSEHEIDKGKWVALIFTLLTDAAAVTIGILGRIYFTQAGQDPESILGTGGEDVLSMVTNEFLPTILVAIFIAIVLSAIMSTIDSLLILASSAITRDFYQKIFRPDLKDEDLTKFSRLVTIGMAMVALGIAVLLYFLYPDRKIFWIMIFGWSGIAATFCPVIILSLFWKGYTEKGAIASMITGFFSVILFKFVVSEIEGIGAYFVELDVLAPSFALAMIVGYIVSKVFPNKRLEKDQIEIIE comes from the coding sequence ATGATCACAAAAATTACCGTTCTCGCAATTTACGTTGCCATTCTATTTTTAATCGGAATCTTGGCTTCGCGAAGAGTCAAAAGTATGAGTGATTACTATTTAGGAGGCAAAAAAATGGGCTTTTGGGCAGTTGCTTTTTCTGCAAGAGCAACTGGCGAATCTGGATGGCTTTTAATAGGTCTCACAGGAATGGGCGCAATTGCAGGTTATTCTGGATATTGGGTAGTTGCGGGTGAATTGCTCGGCGTTTTTATTTCCTGGCAATTTATGGCAAAACGATTCAAAAAACGATCAGACGAATACAAAGCAATCACAATACCTGATTATCTTCAAAGTCATTTCAAATCGTCCACAAATACACTTCGAATTCTCTCAGCTTCCGTATTAGTCGTGTTCGTGGTCATTTATGTCGCATCGCAAATGGATGTTACAGGAATTGCGTTTGAATCCATGCTTGGTATTGATTATCGAATTGGCGTTTTAGTTGGTTTCAGCATCGTATTAATCTATATTTTTATTGGAGGATTTGTCGCCGCAGTTTGGTCTGATATGTTTCAAGGAATCTTAATGTTTTTCGGGTTGGTTTTACTGCCAATTGTTGTTTGGTTTTCCATGGATCACGGAGCTGGAATTACAGAAGGATTGAATGCCATTGATCCGACATTAACCCAAATAATGGGAAGAAGTAACGACGGTTGGATGAACTTATTTACGATTCTTGGTTTCTCCATGATTGGATTGGGCTTCTTAGGATCTCCACAAGTATATGTTCGTTTTATGTCTATTAAAAGTGAACATGAAATTGACAAAGGAAAATGGGTTGCACTAATTTTCACGCTCTTAACAGATGCAGCAGCAGTAACGATTGGTATTTTGGGTCGAATTTATTTCACCCAAGCAGGACAAGATCCCGAATCAATATTAGGAACTGGCGGAGAAGACGTTTTAAGCATGGTCACCAACGAATTTTTACCAACAATCTTAGTCGCAATCTTTATTGCAATTGTACTTTCAGCGATTATGTCAACGATAGATTCGCTATTAATTTTAGCTTCTAGCGCAATTACTCGTGATTTTTATCAGAAAATATTCAGACCAGATTTAAAGGATGAAGACTTAACAAAATTTTCAAGATTAGTTACTATTGGAATGGCAATGGTAGCACTTGGAATCGCTGTTTTATTATATTTTTTATATCCTGATCGGAAGATTTTTTGGATTATGATTTTTGGATGGTCTGGAATTGCAGCAACGTTCTGTCCTGTAATTATTCTATCATTATTCTGGAAAGGTTATACTGAAAAAGGAGCAATTGCTTCTATGATTACTGGTTTCTTCTCCGTAATCCTATTCAAATTTGTGGTGTCTGAAATAGAAGGAATTGGCGCATATTTTGTAGAATTAGATGTGTTAGCACCTTCTTTTGCATTGGCAATGATTGTTGGCTATATTGTTTCAAAAGTATTTCCTAACAAGAGATTAGAAAAAGATCAAATAGAAATAATTGAATAA